The sequence AGAGATCAAGACCTCAGGACGTGCCTTAGGAGCACAGGGTAGAAATGGATGTGAGACCTGACAGACACAGAGCTGCTGATCAGCTTCTCATGTCTATTAGCAAATTCACCTGCCTTAGATATTGTTCTTAGAAGGGAGACGTGCctgtaaaatggaaagaaaacttaCTGCTCTATGAGCAGAGCACTATTTCTTGTTGTggcatttattttccaggaCCACAATTGCTCCCTCACCATAGTATCAGGATCTGGAGCAGTACAGTTCTTTTGTGAACTACTTTGTGAACAACCGATTGTTCTTGCCAATTActaatgttttgaaataataaacTGCATGCTTTAGACATATTTGTATAAACAAATGTGTTAATTTAACACACCAACTTATTACATGCAGCAAAGGCACTCCACCAAACCGATATTTTGTGCTCAAGAAAGATTTTCAATAGAAGCAATGTTGTACGTCAGGCTGGGGCTGTGACACTCAGCgtgagaggaggctgagagggaGGTGATTTAGCGTGGTACCTGGTGAAAAGTTCTCCTGTGTTTTCAGGAGCACTGAAGTGATCTCCTTGAGGCAAGGTGACATCTGCTATCAGAACAACGCCACAGGAGTCTCTTTAAGCCTCCTCCATCATCTCTCTCCTTTAACTCAATTCATGAGGGTGCTTAAGGGAGCATTCAAGGACCAGGCTTGAAAGCAGTAATTACTCTGCTATCACTGTTTTTTACTGTCTACTGTTACTGTCTTTGCTCACTACTTTACATATTCCACAGTCTTACTCTGACCTTGTATGTACTTTTAACGAGGGAGTGAATGCATCGAGTTCAGGCATTTAGGAAAGAACCAAACCTGATTTCCTCTTCAGCTGCTGGTCCCTTCATAGCAGCTCAACCTCAGATCAGGGCAGGACCGATTCTGAATATGCCCAAGATTAATGACAATTTTATGAATATACAACACAGTAACCCAGCCAGGGAAAAGCATGTGGTACCCCAAGCTCATGAAACAGTTGTGGATAGAAAATTTAGCAGTATCTTTGCCAACTTTGCAGTAGCAAAGATGTCTTTCCTTTCCATTACAGGTTTTTCCAGGCTCACAGGTAGACAAAATTTTCAGGATAGTTTGAATATGACAAGGGGAGGAGCTTTCTGGTACAGGGTGACAGAATTGGACTGACGATATGACACTAAACATAACTAGACATCTTTAACATAGAACATGGATGTCCGAACATCAAAGTTAACATGCAAGATCAAAGGCAGGAAAGCTTCACTGTAATACTTTTCCTGACCTCCCTCAGAAAGACATTCCAGAGCCTACGGCCAGCTGCTGAGAAAGCACTGAATCCTCTCCAAAGTTCAGATAAGTAGAGggccaaaaaaaatcatagccGTCCCATGGCATAAGGGGAGGTTTCTGAGATGAAGTGGGTGTATCCTGTGGAAGGTTTTGTAGGTCACTGAGAGTATTTTGGATTTGCACAGGGGTTAATATTGGCTTATGGGCCATGTCAaactttacttctttttttgaTGAGAGGCTGCTGTGTTGTACACCAATTCCATTTCATCTTCTAAGTTTGCATACCAAGAACGACAGTTTCTCGACAGAGCATTCAAGGAGTTTGTTATTAGCAATAGCTagtctaaaaagaaaaaaggaaaaaaaaaagtaattttccagatagtttaaaaaaaaaaagttttttctttagACAGCTAGAGTTGCAGTGAGTACTACAGCTTGATTCTTTGGGGCAGCCTGACCCTGAAGCAGGTTACTACCATAATTTACCAGGGATCACCTCCCAGGGTGCCGCAGCTGAGTACCTCCAAgtacttttctccttttcctggcACTACTTTGTGTTTTCCTAGATTTAATTTAAGGCAACTGTTTTACATCCAGGCTCCAGGTTCTGCTGAGAACTAGGATCCCGATGGACCCCTGGTCCTCTGGCTCTTCTTTCACAGCATGGTATCACGAAATTCAGGTTCTTACCAGGCGTTCCACCCAGGAGGAGCACTTGATGACAGGGTCAGATGTACCAATACCCGTCTCACCTTTCTCAACGTGGCAGAACACGGCAATGGGCAACAATTTTCTTATTCAGCACAATAACGTCTTTCAGCTCTTTCAGTCCCAGAATAAAGTGCCTGATTCCTTCCCCATTCTTTCTTGGGATCGGCACCTCTGATCTTTGTCCAGGCTTTAACCCAACCTGGAATCCAACCAGCACTGATGCCTTGGTCAGCTCATACCACCACTCATGCGTAGGATATTTGCATAGGAGTGATGATAGAACAGAATCCGACAAAATTCACACCAGAAATGTTGGCAAGGAGAAGCAGCTGCCAAACATGATTGTAGGAGCATACAGGAAAGACATGAACAACCGAAGCTTGGTGTGATAACGTCAGTTCTTGGCAGCTAGCGGTGGACAAGCCAGTGTTGGAGGTGGGAACTGCTGATTTCAAAGCTCGTTGAGAAGACCAGAAAGGCACAGCCGAGCGATGCCAGCTCCCGGTGACAGAGCACATCTCACACtactctgctgcttttctcaaaCTCCCGGATTGTTTGTAAAAATggtgggttttattttcagttacagagaaacaaaacttgCAGCAAGAGGCTTGAGAATGTTTTGTGAGCTCCTACTGTGACTGACAAGAcccaaaagaaaatgaggagacttattattatttattaactttactattattattttttatttcgcGAGACCCCactgtgactgaaaaaaaaacaaaagtaaatcagttttattattattatttattattgtcatattttttattgttattatttattttataataaataattttactttattatttattttataataaataaattcctgtTTCGTGCACAACCTCTCCCAACAACAACTAAGGCCACTGGCCGACGAGACGGAAAGAGGAGGGGAAACCCCGCCAACTCCGCCCAACGGCCGCCGAGCGACCGTTGCGCCCGCCCcgcctccctccctttctccctcccgccgccccgcggccgctCCGATTGGCCGCTCCTTTTCCCGCGTGACCTGGCTCCGGGCGGCGATTGGCCGCGGCGGGCCGGAGGGGCGGGCCGGCCGCGCGGTTACCGTGGCGACAGCGGCCGTACCCGGAAACGtggagggcggcggggagcgccCGGGGAGCCCCGGTGGGCGGCCGGTGCGGGCGCGCGCGCacgctccccctcccctcccttgtTCAAGGGTGCCGCCCTCTTAAAGGGCCCGCGCCAGGCATGGCCGGGCCTGGCGGGCCCGatggggcggcggcgggcgtCGGTCCGTGATGGCGCCTCGGCGCTCCCCGGGCAGCAGCGGGCCCGAAatggcgggcggggggcgggcggcggggggggtcccggcgcaGAGCGTGTGCATGGTGTCGGACTTCTTCTACCCCAACATGGGGGGCGTGGAGAGCCACATCTACCAGCTGTCGCAGTGCCTGATCGAGCGGGGCCACAAGGTGCTGGTGGTCACCCACGCGTACGGCGGCCGGCGGGGCGTGCGGTACCTGACCAACGGGCTGAAGGTGTACTACCTGCCGCTCCGGGTGATGTACAACCAGTCGACGGCGACCACCCTCTTCCACAGCCTGCCCCTGCTCCGGTGCATCTTCGTGCGGGAGAGGGTGACCGTCGTCCACGCGCACAGCTCCTTCTCGGCCATGGCGCACGACGCGCTCTTCCACGCCAAGACCATGGGGCTGCGGACGGTGTTCACCGACCACTCGCTCTTCGGCTTCGCCGACGTCAGCTCGGTGCTCACCAACAAGCTGCTGACCGTGTCCCTCTGCGATACCAACCACATCATCTGCGTCTCCTACACCAGCAAGGAGAACACGGTGCTGCGAGCGGCCCTGGACCCGCGGATCGTATCCGTCATCCCCAACGCCGTGGATCCCACCGACTTCACCCCAGACCCCTCCAGAAGGGATGACAGGACCATAACGATCGTCGTGGTCAGCAGGCTTGTTTACAGAAAAGGTAATGGGGGCTAAAACACAAGCCTGTCCTCGTTATCGCGTTCTATAGACTATGGTAAGAAAGGTCTTGGAGAGTTACCAGGAACATGGGATTTATGGCGTGGATTGAAGTGGGAGTTTCACTGCTTCGTGAGCTGACAATGTTGGGCTTTTGTGTCTCTGCATGCAAGAAGAAGGAATCCACACTTTAATTTGCACGTGTTGGATTTAGaggtctgtttttcttccagcattGCAGGTGCTGGAGTTTATGAAGTGAAAGGTTTGGCTTAAATGGAAGGTATGGTCTAGGCCCTGATCTATGTATTCTATTAAAAATgattcaactgttttttttttaatcaagcaaCATCAATTTAAGTCATTGTTCATCATATTTGTCTCCTAATAGATCACatattgttgtggttttttgtttgtttgttttgtttgctttcttttttctttttaagagttTTGTGTTCAGCAGTACAACTGCGCAAGAGGCTTTTCCCATCCTGAGTAGCGCTAACACAGTAGGCTACATCATGATAACTTCTAACATCAAATACAATAACAGCTTGTCCTAAATTCTGTTCTCTTAGGTATAGATTTGCTTAGTGGTATAATTCCTGAGCTCTGTCAGAAGTATCCAGAGTTACATTTCTTAGTTGGAGGAGAAGGACCAAAACGAATTGTATTGGAAGAAGTCCGGGAAAGATACCAGCTACATGACAGGTTTGTTCTATGCATGTTTATGATCTTTCACTGAACTTTAATGGTGggaaagacaacaacaacaaccttgcttgctgccttccttctcctccccaaaaaaacaagCCCCAAAAACCTGAGGCTGGAGAAGATGAGAACTATTGAAGGAAGGCACAACAGATAGACCAAACACTGACTGAGCCCTTGCAGAGTTGGACTATGATCCTGCAAGTTGACCCTATATGAACTTTCATGTGAGTCAGAGAAAATCTGAATTAGACATCGATTTATTGTTTCTCTGAAATGGCAATGTTCAAATCACATCTCCTGGATTACCATATGGTATGAGGTGTTAGCTAGTTTGTGTCACTGCTGCTTTTAAGGATAACTGCTAATAATTTTGGAAGTTTCATTCTTGTTGACAACTCTCTACTTTGCttcatttaacttttttatttcaatgtgGTACTTTTCAGGGCAGGACTTATCCAGTACCTGCCCTTGTAGTGCTACAGAGGTGTTCCTTGGTGTTATTGTGTCACCAAAATGTTTCCATAATGCATATGCATCTGTATATTTCTTTGAGTTTTTGTCGTTCCTCGAAGATAGTTCTATACAGGAAGCAAAAGGTtcttaattttccatttcctgttGCCTGTTCTGTACTTCAGTCAGTAATTCCTCCTTCTGCGCCTCCCTGGTATGAAATATcaggggtttttttgttttgtttagtgtGCTTCCTTCATCCTCTTCTGGTTTCCCAGCATCTCTTCAAAAGAATAGGTCCTGATCACTGAtatcttaaacatttttttgccCTTGGACTTTGAGATTGATCACACCTCACACTGAAAATTCAGATAGTATCTAAGCAGAGAAAGAGTGATAAATCTTAATAATTAGCTGCATGAAGCTGTGTTCTCTTCCAGAAACAGCAAGCTCAGTAGCAGTGTTTTGAAGATGGTTACCACATTAAAACAATTGCTGGTCAAAATttagagaaaacagaacaaaggtgtctgtgctgcttctctctATATAAATAAGCGTGTACTACTggaactcattttttttttatatgtgctTAACATTATATGGCGTTATTACAGTACAAATCTAGTGTTtatcttatatttttcttatatgcAGGGTGCGTCTCCTAGGAGCCTTGGAACACCAGGATGTAAGAAATGTTCTAGTCCAGGGGCACATTTTCCTCAACACTTCCCTCACCGA comes from Anser cygnoides isolate HZ-2024a breed goose chromosome 1, Taihu_goose_T2T_genome, whole genome shotgun sequence and encodes:
- the PIGA gene encoding phosphatidylinositol N-acetylglucosaminyltransferase subunit A: MAPRRSPGSSGPEMAGGGRAAGGVPAQSVCMVSDFFYPNMGGVESHIYQLSQCLIERGHKVLVVTHAYGGRRGVRYLTNGLKVYYLPLRVMYNQSTATTLFHSLPLLRCIFVRERVTVVHAHSSFSAMAHDALFHAKTMGLRTVFTDHSLFGFADVSSVLTNKLLTVSLCDTNHIICVSYTSKENTVLRAALDPRIVSVIPNAVDPTDFTPDPSRRDDRTITIVVVSRLVYRKGIDLLSGIIPELCQKYPELHFLVGGEGPKRIVLEEVRERYQLHDRVRLLGALEHQDVRNVLVQGHIFLNTSLTEAFCMAIVEAASCGLQVVSTKVGGIPEVLPESLIILCEPSVKSLCDGLEKAIAQLRSGTLPSPEAVHNKVKTFYTWRDVAERTEKVYERVAGEKVLPMNERLDRLISHCGPVTGYIFALFAVLNFLFLVFLRWMTPDSIIDVAIDATGPKGAWTKQYFSGKKGRVKEEPPIS